One region of Cydia fagiglandana chromosome 15, ilCydFagi1.1, whole genome shotgun sequence genomic DNA includes:
- the LOC134671054 gene encoding uncharacterized protein LOC134671054: MSSCQSCDLLINNNDYLQCTACSGLYHLSCLDLTLEQALNVRQAWLCSFCSSVNTRRRRNDNTPVQRAAFDDSVMSLDDSHAADRPPLVVRTDNSNLLVTPPNSYHEIRNISGNSSSLLTSGPEALLHDILTKVSALQTQFSAIQAIQSDLSQVKNDIAEMRSSIDSKLTDLAGRMSTIESRVTALEECKAELDDVKKAIGDVINDSRRNEQWVRRSNIQINGVPETKGENLFTILKSLADLSGYSLNTNTDVDFVTRVAVRNDSDGAIPKPIIVKMQARYKKDDFMASLRKLRNLKASDLGYSTSLNRIYVNDHLSTYNKYLLKEAKQRAKQKKYQFCWVRNCTVMVRRDEKSPVLYIGSEEALNKIS; encoded by the coding sequence ATGTCGTCGTGTCAATCCTGTGATCTTCTGATCAATAATAATGACTATTTACAATGTACGGCATGCAGTGGGCTTTACCATTTGTCTTGCCTAGACTTAACTTTGGAGCAAGCTTTAAACGTGAGACAAGCGTGGTTATGTTCGTTTTGTTCATCGGTCAACACGCGGAGACGGAGAAATGACAACACCCCCGTTCAGCGTGCTGCTTTTGACGACTCTGTCATGTCGTTGGATGATTCACACGCTGCAGACAGGCCCCCCCTCGTAGTTAGAACAGACAATAGCAATTTGTTAGTGACGCCGCCGAATTCCTATCATGAAATAAGAAATATATCTGGAAATAGCAGTTCACTTTTAACATCTGGTCCTGAAGCGTTATTACACGATATTTTGACGAAAGTGTCGGCGTTACAGACTCAATTCTCGGCGATCCAAGCAATACAATCGGATTTGTCCCAAGTTAAGAATGATATTGCCGAGATGAGGAGCAGTATCGACTCCAAATTGACTGACTTAGCCGGCAGAATGAGCACGATTGAGTCTCGGGTCACCGCACTGGAAGAGTGCAAAGCAGAATTAGACGACGTAAAAAAGGCAATCGGCGATGTTATAAACGACTCCCGAAGAAATGAACAGTGGGTTAGGCGATCTAACATACAAATCAATGGCGTGCCGGAAACAAAGGGAGAAAACTTGTTCACCATTCTGAAATCGTTAGCGGACCTTAGTGGATACTCGCTGAATACGAATACCGACGTAGACTTTGTTACGCGTGTTGCTGTGAGGAACGACTCGGACGGCGCCATACCGAAACCCATTATTGTTAAGATGCAAGCGCGCTATAAAAAAGACGACTTCATGGCGTCACTTCGTAAATTACGAAATTTAAAAGCTTCCGACTTAGGATACAGTACCAGCCTTAATCGAATTTACGTGAATGACCATCTCTCGACTTACAATAAATATCTACTCAAAGAGGCGAAACAACGAGCCAAAcagaaaaaatatcaattttgcTGGGTTCGCAATTGCACAGTCATGGTTCGTCGCGATGAAAAGTCCCCGGTTTTGTATATTGGGTCGGAAGAGGCTTTAAACAAAATTTCATAG